The window CGGGAAGACTCGTCACCCGGCGACCATAACCCCGCGGTCGGCAGATCGCCGCACACAACGCACCGCGGGGGCCGGTCCGTTCGGCCGGACCGGCCCCCGCGGGGAATGCTTCGCCTCCCTGGGCCGGGAGGCCACCGCTGTTCAGGTGTGCTCGTTACTGCATGACGGCCATGGCGAGCGCGCGGCGGGCACGCAGCGAGGCGCGCTCGGCGCGGCGCTGCATCCGCTGGGCGACCGCCAGGCGCATGGCCCGGCGTTCGCGCACGGCGTCGTGGAGTCGCTCGTGCATATGCGCACGAGCCAGGGCTTCTTGCATGAGTTGCATTTCTCGGTTCCTGTTCTGCCGCGCTTCGGTAGCGCCGGTGGAGGTGAAGTCTGTGGTCGCGGAGCCTGTGAGCTCGCTGGTGGACGGCTTCATCGGGGCCTGCTTCTTGGGGTCGTGCGTGAGGGGGCGGTCGATCGTTCCTGCGGTGTTCATGCCGTGACCGGGTTCTTGCGCGGACGACCACGCGGCCGCTTCCGGGCGACGACGACGCCCTGGACGAACAGCTCGCCACCCCAGACGCCCCAGGGCTCACGCCGCTCCTTGGCGCCGGCGAGGCATGCCTCCATCAGCGGGCAGGTGCGGCAGAGGGACTTGGCGTACTCCACGTCCGCGGGCGACTCGGCGAAGAAGACCTCCGGGTCGTAGGAGCGGCAGGGAACGGGTACGCCGAGGTTCTCGATGGCGTCGTCGAGCGCGGTGAGCGCGGTGAGGGGGATCAAGGTGGAGTCCTCCGTGAGGCCGGGCGGGGGGATCGTTTGCGAAGGCGGTACGGACGGGGCGTGCGCTTCGAGTTGCACGGTGTGTCTTCCTCGTCTGGTCGTTCCGGCCGGTTGACCGGGTGTCGGCTGGTACCGGGTTCTTTCCTGTCCCGAGGCCCCTTCGCTCTGTCGCCCCGTTCGGGGCAAACAGAAGGGCCGCGGATCCCGGGTGGGGTTCCGCGGCCCTGAAGGCGCCGGCCTGATCGAATCAGGCTGGATCACTCCAGGGTTCTGGCCCACGGAAGGCCCACATCAGGTGGTGCTGCTTCGTCTGCTTCCGGAATCCGGCACCGGCCGGCGCAAAGGCATAGGCATGTGCCTGCGCCTCTACCGCTTCCAGTGCCTTGGTCGGTCGCTCATTGCCCTCGCGGACGGGAAGACCCGCGAGAGACAGGGCGGAGGCCGGACGGACGGCACGAATGCCGGACAGACCGGTGCCCTGGTTCGAGGCGCCGAGCATGCACGTGGAGACGGCCGAGCGATCGGTCAGTTTGGCCGTGCTGATGGTGCTGAAGTTGATGCTGATCACTGGACTCGCCTCCTCTCGGCGTCTCAAGGGCTGGGACGAACCAGCCCGTTCGGATATGCAAGTACATCACGGAACCGCGGTCTTCGAGAAGGCCGCCGCTTCCGTGCCTAGAACCTATGGGGATTGCCGGGGCATGCGCAAACTATTTTTTCGACGAGTTCGCATCAGTCGTCCAGGCCGTCTTCGCCGGGCTCCTGGCCTGCGCAGATGGCCAGAACATCGGCTCCGTAGCTGCGCAGCTTGCGGCTGAGGACGCCGGGGATGCGGGAGAGGTCGGCGGGGTTCTCCGGCCGTGCCTCGGCGATGGCCATCAGGGTCCGGTCGGTGAAGACGCAGAAGTCCGGCTGCCCGCTGCGCTCGGCCTGGACCGCCCGCCACTCGCGAAGCCGCTCGTAGAGCCCCTCGTCCATGTCCGAGGGGCAGTCCTCACAGCGCATCAGCTTCATCTCGCCCGCGTCGGTGAGGGTGCGGCCGCAGACCCGGCAGCGGGCCGGGACCCGCTGGGCACGCCGGGGAGCGGCGGCCGCGGCACCGGCGATCCCGCGCTCGACTCCGCCTCCGGTGCCGGCACCGCCGCGGCCCACGGTGGCGGTGGTGCCGGGGCGCAGGCCGTCGAGGAAGCGGCTGGGCCTGCGGTTGGGGCGGCCGCCGGGTGAGCGGGAGAGGGCCCAGGAGACGTAAAGCCGCTCTCGGGCACGGGTCACGCCGACGTACAGGAGCCGGCGCTCCTCCTCGATCTGCTCGTCGGTCTTGGCATAGCTGATGGGGAGCATGCCCTCGGCCACGCCGGCGAGGAAGACGACGTCCCACTCCAGGCCCTTGGCGGCGTGCAGGGAGGCGAGGGTGACGCCCTGCACGGTCGGGGCGTGCTGGGCGCCCGCCCGCTCGTCCAGTTCCGCCACGAAGTCGCCGAGGGAGGCGCCGGGTCTGGCGGCGGCCAGGTCGTGGGCGAGGTTGACCAGGGCGGCCAGGGACTCCCAGCGCTCCCTGACCGCGCCGGAACCGGCCGGGGGCTCGGTGGTCCAGCCCTCCCCGGACAGCACGGCACGCACCTGGGAGGGCAGGTCCACGGCGTCGTCCAGGAGCGAGTCGTTGCCGCCGAAGCGGGCCGCGCCGCGCAGGGCGACGCCGGCCTTGCGCACCTCGGGCCGGTCGAAGAAGCGTTCGGCGCCGCGCAGCTGGTAGGGGACGCCGGCGTCGGCGAGGGCCTGCTCGTAGGTCTCGGACTGCCCGTTCGTACGGAACAGGACGGCGATCTCGGCGGCCGGGACGCCCGCGTCGATCAGCTCGCGGATACGGCGGGCGGCACCCTCGGCCTCGGCGGGCTCGTCCGTGTACTCCGTGTGGACGGGTTCGGGGCCGGAGGGGCGCTGGGAGACCAGTTCCAGCCGGTGGTCGGCGGCGCGGCCGCGGGCCTGGGAGAGCAGACCGTTGGCAAGGCGGACGACCTGGGGGGTGGAGCGGTAGTCCCGGACCAGCTTCACGACGGTGGCGCGGGGGTGCTTGGCACGGAAGTCGAGGAGGTGGTCGGGCGTTGCTCCCGTGAACGAGTAGATCGTCTGGCTGGCGTCACCGACGACGCAGAGGCTGTCGCGCTCGCCCAGCCACAGCTCCAGCAACCGCTGCTGCAGGGGGCTGACGTCCTGGTACTCGTCGACGACGAAGTGCTGGTACTGCGAGCGGACCTGTTCGGCGATGTCGTGCCGGTCCTGGAGGACGGCGACGGTCAGCAGCAGGACGTCCTCGAAGTCGATCACCGCGCGGTCGCGCTTGAGGTCCTCGTAGGCCGCGTAGAGATGGGCGATCTCGGCCGGGTCGCGCGGGGTCTCCCGGCCCGCCTTCACTGCCGCGTACGGGTAGTCGGCGGGGATGGTCTGGGTGACCTTGGACCATTCGATCTCGGAGGTGACGTCCCGCAGCTCGCCCCGGTCGAGCCGGGTGCCGCAGGCGGCGGCCGCGTCGGCGACGAGCTGGATCTTGCGGTCGATGAGCCGGGGCATGCCGCCACCGATGGCTTTCGGCCAGAAGTACTGGAGCTGGCGCAGGGCGGCGGAGTGGAAGGTGCGGGCCTGGACGCCCTGGGCGCCGAGCTGACGGAGCCGGCCGCGCATCTCCCCGGCGGCGCGATTGGTGAAGGTGACGGCGAGCACGCTGGAGGGCTGCAGGATCCCGGCCCGCACCCCGTAGGCGATGCGGTGGGTGATCGCCCGGGTCTTGCCGGTGCCCGCTCCGGCCAGCACGCACACCGGCCCGTGCAGGGCGGTGGCCACCTCACGCTGCTCGGGGTCGAGCCCCGCGAGCACCGCGTCGGCCGAATCCGGTACCTGCGGGAAGAGGGTGGAGTGCGTTGCTGCTGTCACACAGCCATGCTGCCAGGTCGCCGGAGACGGCTGTGCCGGTTGTCCACAGGCGGGTACCCGCGGTCGTACTAATGCGGCAGGTGTCACATCCGGGGGCCCATACCCCCATGGGGAATGGCCTGCCGCTCGCTTACGTTCTACTCCCCGGACGAAGTTTCCGAGCAGCCTGAGGAGCGCGAGAGACATGCAGGGCACTGTGACGATGTACAGCACGACTTGGTGCGGCTACTGCCGGCGGCTGAAGAGCCAGCTGGACCGGGAGGGCATCGCGTACACCGAGATCAACATCGAGCAGGACCCCGAGTCCGCCGCCTTCGTGGAGAAGGCGAACGGTGGAAACCAGACGGTCCCGACGGTCCGGGTGGTCTCCGGCTCCGGGGGCGACGAGGTCGTCATGACGAACCCGAGCCTCGCCCAGGTCAAGCAGGCCCTCACCGCCTGACCTCTCACGCTGCACGATCCGCTGCACGACCCCCGACGGCCCGGCTGTCGGGGGTTTCGTGTGTCCACCCGCCGGCTCCGGAACGGCGACGGCCGTAGCGCTGCCGCCCGGCTGTCGGACCCTCCGTCTACCGTGCGCGTCATGGACATGGACGACCCGCAAGACGTAGGCGCAGCGTTCTGGGCGCAGATTCTCGGCTTCACGATCAGCGAGGAGCCGCCCCCGCCGGACAGCCCCCT of the Streptomyces sp. 1222.5 genome contains:
- a CDS encoding WhiB family transcriptional regulator codes for the protein MQLEAHAPSVPPSQTIPPPGLTEDSTLIPLTALTALDDAIENLGVPVPCRSYDPEVFFAESPADVEYAKSLCRTCPLMEACLAGAKERREPWGVWGGELFVQGVVVARKRPRGRPRKNPVTA
- a CDS encoding ATP-dependent DNA helicase UvrD2, translating into MTAATHSTLFPQVPDSADAVLAGLDPEQREVATALHGPVCVLAGAGTGKTRAITHRIAYGVRAGILQPSSVLAVTFTNRAAGEMRGRLRQLGAQGVQARTFHSAALRQLQYFWPKAIGGGMPRLIDRKIQLVADAAAACGTRLDRGELRDVTSEIEWSKVTQTIPADYPYAAVKAGRETPRDPAEIAHLYAAYEDLKRDRAVIDFEDVLLLTVAVLQDRHDIAEQVRSQYQHFVVDEYQDVSPLQQRLLELWLGERDSLCVVGDASQTIYSFTGATPDHLLDFRAKHPRATVVKLVRDYRSTPQVVRLANGLLSQARGRAADHRLELVSQRPSGPEPVHTEYTDEPAEAEGAARRIRELIDAGVPAAEIAVLFRTNGQSETYEQALADAGVPYQLRGAERFFDRPEVRKAGVALRGAARFGGNDSLLDDAVDLPSQVRAVLSGEGWTTEPPAGSGAVRERWESLAALVNLAHDLAAARPGASLGDFVAELDERAGAQHAPTVQGVTLASLHAAKGLEWDVVFLAGVAEGMLPISYAKTDEQIEEERRLLYVGVTRARERLYVSWALSRSPGGRPNRRPSRFLDGLRPGTTATVGRGGAGTGGGVERGIAGAAAAAPRRAQRVPARCRVCGRTLTDAGEMKLMRCEDCPSDMDEGLYERLREWRAVQAERSGQPDFCVFTDRTLMAIAEARPENPADLSRIPGVLSRKLRSYGADVLAICAGQEPGEDGLDD
- a CDS encoding mycoredoxin produces the protein MQGTVTMYSTTWCGYCRRLKSQLDREGIAYTEINIEQDPESAAFVEKANGGNQTVPTVRVVSGSGGDEVVMTNPSLAQVKQALTA